One stretch of Oligoflexus sp. DNA includes these proteins:
- a CDS encoding imelysin family protein, whose amino-acid sequence MFARKISTRVLPALCVLTLALGCQKPGESGDEETAAAYTDADLGLLKNFTDDVVLVTYHDMESKSLVLKDALITLRDSPSEAAFQAARDAWLSVRTPWEQSEGFLTGPVDSQGLDPAMDTWPVQPNEISEEIAKVEGDRLRDLSQVGVSAKGFHAIEFLLFGEEGSKTLATQTPAERSYLVSLASSVHDVISVLLTSWEESFEGGPSYRERLLNSGVAENGAFATSRAAIDDIVEKLSGIADEVGTVKIGGPHGDKTAPIESEYSDNSVRDFQDNIRGLRFVYQGSTTGAVNAFSIKSRVKAKNPALDTQVEQLIDDAIAAIQGIPAPFRTSAASPAADAKITAAETVLRELRDLLATDVAEAVK is encoded by the coding sequence ATGTTTGCCAGAAAAATTTCGACACGCGTACTGCCGGCTCTTTGTGTACTGACTCTCGCCCTGGGCTGCCAAAAACCAGGGGAATCGGGTGATGAGGAGACTGCGGCTGCTTATACGGACGCGGACCTTGGGCTTTTGAAAAACTTTACCGATGACGTGGTGCTCGTGACCTATCACGATATGGAGAGCAAATCCCTTGTTTTAAAGGACGCTCTGATCACGCTGCGGGATAGTCCCAGCGAAGCGGCGTTTCAAGCCGCACGGGACGCCTGGCTTTCCGTGCGGACGCCGTGGGAGCAAAGCGAAGGGTTTCTGACCGGACCTGTGGATTCGCAGGGTCTTGATCCCGCGATGGATACATGGCCCGTTCAGCCGAATGAAATCAGCGAGGAGATCGCCAAGGTCGAAGGCGATCGCCTGCGTGATCTGAGCCAGGTCGGTGTTTCCGCCAAAGGTTTTCATGCGATTGAATTTCTTTTGTTCGGTGAGGAGGGATCGAAGACTCTGGCCACGCAAACGCCGGCCGAGCGGTCCTATCTTGTTTCGCTCGCCAGCAGTGTTCATGATGTGATTTCTGTTCTTCTGACCTCATGGGAGGAAAGTTTTGAAGGCGGGCCGTCCTATCGCGAGCGGCTTTTGAATTCCGGTGTGGCTGAAAATGGTGCGTTCGCGACGAGCCGGGCGGCCATTGATGATATCGTGGAAAAACTCTCAGGTATTGCCGATGAAGTCGGCACGGTCAAGATCGGTGGTCCGCATGGAGATAAGACCGCTCCGATTGAAAGTGAATACTCGGATAATTCAGTCCGCGACTTTCAGGATAACATCCGTGGCCTCCGCTTTGTCTATCAGGGCAGCACCACAGGTGCGGTGAATGCCTTCAGCATCAAATCCCGTGTGAAAGCCAAAAATCCCGCCTTGGATACCCAGGTTGAGCAGCTGATTGATGACGCGATCGCTGCCATTCAAGGTATTCCCGCTCCCTTCCGCACGTCCGCGGCGTCCCCGGCGGCGGATGCAAAAATCACCGCGGCTGAAACTGTTCTGCGGGAACTGCGCGATCTTCTTGCGACCGACGTTGCGGAAGCCGTGAAGTAA